In Duganella zoogloeoides, a single genomic region encodes these proteins:
- the hutH gene encoding histidine ammonia-lyase — protein sequence MTMTLTLKPGALTLAELRAVWNEAAPLALAREAYPVIEASAAAVRAIVAKGDAAYGINTGFGLLAKTRIPDDKLEQLQRNLILSHSVGTGELVSDAVCRLIMLMKIGSLARGYSGVRPLIIDTLVALYNAGIMPAIPAKGSVGASGDLAPLSHMTLAMLGVGQVRMNGVMMDATEALQAAGIAPVVLAAKEGLALINGTQVSTALALYGLFMAERLLEAGFVSGALSLDAAKGSDAPFDARVHEVRGQPGQIAAAAIYRQLVADSAIRASHLVGDERVQDPYCLRCQPQVMGACWDIINNAARTLLIEANAVTDNPLLFKDGELSVVVSGGNFHAEPVAFAADTLALAIAEIGSIAERRIALLIDATLSGLPPFLVPEPGVNSGFMIAHVTAAALASENKSLAHPGSVDTIPTSANQEDHVSMATYAARRLDDMAQNTAVIIGIELMAAAQGIDFHRPLTTAPHLEHVHAQLRQSVPFFDADRFFAPDIEAAKGMVMRGELSASCRELFTSLHP from the coding sequence ATGACCATGACCCTCACCTTGAAACCGGGCGCGCTGACGCTCGCCGAATTGCGCGCTGTCTGGAACGAGGCCGCCCCACTGGCCCTCGCCAGGGAAGCCTATCCCGTGATCGAAGCGTCGGCTGCCGCCGTGCGCGCCATCGTCGCCAAGGGCGATGCCGCCTACGGCATCAACACCGGCTTCGGCCTGCTGGCCAAAACCCGCATCCCCGACGACAAGCTCGAACAATTGCAACGCAACCTGATCCTGTCGCACTCGGTGGGCACCGGCGAGCTGGTATCCGACGCCGTGTGCCGCCTGATCATGCTGATGAAGATCGGCAGCCTGGCGCGCGGCTACTCGGGCGTGCGCCCGCTCATCATCGACACCCTGGTCGCGCTGTACAACGCCGGCATCATGCCCGCCATTCCCGCCAAGGGTTCCGTGGGCGCCTCGGGCGACCTGGCGCCGTTGTCGCACATGACCCTGGCCATGCTGGGCGTGGGCCAGGTGCGCATGAACGGGGTGATGATGGACGCCACCGAGGCCTTGCAGGCCGCCGGCATCGCGCCGGTGGTGCTGGCTGCCAAGGAGGGCCTGGCGCTGATCAACGGCACCCAGGTCTCGACCGCGCTGGCGCTGTACGGCCTGTTCATGGCCGAGCGTTTGCTGGAGGCGGGTTTCGTCTCGGGCGCACTGTCGCTCGACGCCGCCAAGGGCAGCGATGCGCCGTTCGACGCCCGCGTGCACGAAGTGCGTGGCCAGCCCGGCCAGATCGCCGCCGCCGCCATCTACCGCCAACTGGTGGCCGATAGCGCGATCCGCGCCTCGCACCTGGTCGGTGACGAGCGGGTGCAGGACCCGTACTGCCTGCGCTGCCAGCCGCAGGTGATGGGCGCGTGCTGGGACATCATCAACAATGCCGCGCGCACGCTGCTGATCGAAGCGAACGCCGTCACCGACAATCCGCTGCTGTTCAAGGATGGCGAGCTGTCGGTGGTGGTCTCGGGCGGCAATTTCCATGCCGAGCCGGTGGCCTTTGCGGCCGACACCCTGGCGCTGGCAATCGCCGAAATCGGCAGCATCGCCGAGCGCCGCATCGCCCTGCTGATCGATGCGACCTTATCGGGCCTGCCGCCGTTCCTGGTGCCCGAGCCGGGCGTGAACTCCGGCTTCATGATCGCCCACGTCACGGCCGCCGCGCTGGCGTCGGAGAATAAATCGCTGGCGCACCCGGGCAGCGTGGATACCATCCCGACGTCCGCCAACCAGGAAGACCACGTCAGCATGGCCACCTACGCGGCGCGCCGGCTCGACGACATGGCCCAGAACACGGCAGTCATCATCGGCATCGAGCTGATGGCGGCGGCGCAGGGCATCGACTTCCACCGCCCGCTCACCACCGCGCCGCACCTGGAGCACGTGCACGCGCAACTGCGCCAGTCGGTACCGTTTTTTGATGCCGACCGCTTCTTCGCGCCCGATATCGAGGCCGCCAAGGGCATGGTCATGCGCGGTGAACTGAGCGCCTCGTGCCGCGAGTTGTTTACTTCCTTGCACCCTTAA
- a CDS encoding amidohydrolase has product MRTTLKRRLPLAAALALAFTALAPAAHAQTIIDHANGYTLTAAGALQRFTSLAFDAQGKVVVAGSEAQTAAALPGAKHVDAQGKTLLPGLIDAHGHVFGLGEIASGVDLFTPTSLPAALRAVADFARAHPKNAWIIGHGWNQEAWKLGRFPTAADLDAVVGDRPVLLRRVDVHATWLNSTALAMAGITRDTPDPAGGKIERDAKGNPTGVLVDSAMALADKVVPLPTPAQARAMLDNALALLAKSGLTSVHDAGISVAEDGIYRDYADHGKLTARVYAMIGDTGAAFDELSKEGPLKTYANDTYALAAVKLFSDGALGSRGAALIAPYSDMPSTKGLLFQQNAAMQAKMEKAMKAGYQVNVHAIGDAGNHQILDAYAQLIPKYQAGGLRHRIEHAQVVSPEDIPRFKALDIIPSMQPTHATSDQNMAEQRVGPERIKGAYAWRTFLDQGSRIACGSDFPVEPPDPFEGLHAAVTRQNAAGAPTGGWYKNQAMTLTEALRCFTLDAAYAARQENLIGSLEPGKWADFIVIDRDIFTAPPEQLGKTVVLQTWMGGKRVYKK; this is encoded by the coding sequence ATGCGCACCACCCTCAAGCGGCGCCTGCCGCTGGCCGCCGCCCTGGCGCTTGCCTTCACCGCCCTGGCCCCGGCCGCTCACGCCCAAACCATCATCGACCACGCCAACGGCTACACGCTGACGGCGGCCGGCGCCTTGCAGCGCTTTACGTCGCTGGCGTTCGACGCCCAGGGCAAGGTAGTGGTGGCCGGCAGCGAGGCGCAGACAGCGGCCGCACTGCCGGGCGCCAAGCACGTCGATGCCCAGGGCAAGACCCTGCTGCCGGGGCTGATCGACGCCCACGGCCACGTGTTCGGGCTGGGCGAGATCGCCTCGGGCGTGGACCTGTTTACGCCCACCTCGCTGCCGGCGGCCCTGCGCGCAGTGGCGGACTTTGCCCGCGCCCACCCGAAAAACGCCTGGATCATCGGCCATGGCTGGAACCAGGAAGCCTGGAAGCTGGGCCGTTTCCCCACCGCCGCCGACCTCGACGCGGTGGTGGGCGACCGCCCGGTGCTGCTGCGCCGGGTGGACGTGCATGCCACCTGGCTCAACAGTACGGCGCTGGCCATGGCCGGCATCACCAGGGACACGCCGGACCCCGCCGGCGGCAAGATCGAACGCGACGCCAAGGGCAACCCTACCGGAGTGCTGGTGGACAGCGCCATGGCGCTGGCCGACAAGGTGGTGCCGCTGCCCACGCCGGCGCAGGCGCGCGCCATGCTCGACAACGCGCTGGCGCTGCTGGCCAAGTCGGGCCTGACCAGCGTGCACGACGCCGGCATTTCGGTGGCCGAGGATGGCATTTACCGCGACTACGCCGACCACGGCAAGCTCACCGCCCGCGTGTACGCCATGATCGGCGACACCGGCGCCGCCTTCGACGAGTTATCGAAGGAAGGACCGCTGAAAACCTACGCCAACGACACCTATGCGCTGGCCGCCGTCAAGCTGTTCTCGGACGGCGCGCTGGGCAGCCGGGGCGCCGCCTTGATCGCCCCGTACTCGGACATGCCATCGACGAAAGGACTGCTGTTCCAGCAGAACGCCGCCATGCAGGCCAAGATGGAAAAAGCGATGAAGGCCGGCTACCAGGTCAACGTTCACGCCATCGGCGACGCCGGCAACCACCAGATCCTCGACGCCTACGCCCAACTGATTCCCAAGTACCAGGCCGGCGGCCTGCGTCACCGCATCGAGCACGCGCAGGTGGTCTCACCCGAGGATATCCCGCGCTTCAAGGCGCTGGACATCATCCCGTCGATGCAGCCCACGCACGCCACGTCGGACCAGAACATGGCCGAGCAGAGGGTGGGGCCTGAGCGCATCAAGGGCGCCTACGCCTGGCGCACCTTCCTCGACCAGGGCTCGCGCATTGCCTGCGGCTCGGACTTCCCGGTGGAGCCGCCCGATCCGTTCGAAGGCCTGCACGCGGCGGTCACACGGCAGAACGCGGCAGGTGCGCCGACGGGCGGCTGGTACAAGAACCAGGCCATGACCCTGACCGAGGCGCTGCGGTGCTTCACGCTCGATGCGGCCTATGCGGCGCGCCAGGAAAATCTCATCGGTTCGCTGGAGCCGGGCAAGTGGGCCGATTTCATTGTGATCGACCGCGATATCTTCACGGCGCCGCCCGAGCAGCTGGGCAAGACGGTGGTACTGCAAACCTGGATGGGCGGCAAACGAGTCTATAAAAAATAG
- the hutU gene encoding urocanate hydratase, with product MSHDNDPRFDATRDIRAPRGPERTCKNWGAEAAYRMLQNNLDKEVAENPQHLVVYGGIGRAARDWACYDQILASLRDLEDNQTLLIQSGKPVGVFQTHEDAPRVLIANSNLVPKWANWEHFNELDRKGLFMYGQMTAGSWIYIGTQGIVQGTYETFAEAGRQHFGGDLKGRWVLTAGLGGMGGAQPLAATMAGAVSLTIECQQSSIDFRLRTRYLDKQAASIDEALAMISAHKANGDAISIGLLGNAADVLPELVRRARAGGLAPDLVTDQTSAHDLINGYLPQGWTVEQWKAAQADPARHAELQAAAAGSCAVHVQAMLDFQALGCKVVDYGNNIRQVAFDHGVANAFDFPGFVPAYIRPQFCEGRGPFRWVALSGDPEDIYKTDAKIKELFPHHAQVHRWLDMARERIAFQGLPARICWLGLGERHLAGLAFNEMVKNGELKAPIVIGRDHLDTGSVASPNRETESMKDGTDAVSDWPLLNALLNTAGGATWVSLHHGGGVGMGYSQHSGVVIVADGTDAAAKRLARVLVNDSGSGVMRHADAGYDTAIACAQRNGLNLPMIK from the coding sequence ATGAGCCACGACAACGATCCGCGTTTCGACGCCACCCGCGATATCCGCGCCCCGCGCGGCCCCGAGCGTACCTGCAAGAACTGGGGCGCCGAGGCCGCGTACCGCATGCTGCAGAACAACCTCGACAAGGAAGTGGCGGAAAATCCACAGCACCTGGTGGTCTACGGCGGCATCGGCCGCGCCGCCCGCGACTGGGCCTGCTACGACCAGATCCTGGCCTCGCTGCGCGACCTGGAAGACAACCAGACCCTGTTGATCCAGTCGGGCAAGCCGGTCGGCGTGTTCCAGACCCACGAAGACGCGCCACGGGTGCTGATTGCGAACTCCAACCTGGTGCCCAAGTGGGCCAACTGGGAGCACTTCAATGAACTCGACCGCAAAGGCCTGTTCATGTACGGCCAGATGACGGCCGGTTCGTGGATCTATATCGGCACCCAGGGCATTGTCCAGGGCACGTACGAAACCTTTGCCGAAGCAGGGCGCCAGCACTTCGGCGGCGATTTGAAGGGGCGCTGGGTACTGACCGCCGGCCTCGGTGGCATGGGCGGCGCCCAGCCGCTGGCCGCCACCATGGCCGGCGCCGTGTCGCTCACCATCGAGTGCCAGCAAAGCAGCATCGACTTCCGCCTGCGTACCCGCTACCTGGATAAACAGGCCGCCAGCATCGACGAGGCGCTTGCCATGATCTCCGCGCACAAGGCCAACGGCGACGCGATTTCCATCGGCCTGCTCGGCAACGCCGCCGACGTGCTGCCCGAACTGGTGCGCCGCGCGCGCGCGGGTGGCCTGGCGCCCGACCTGGTAACCGACCAGACCTCCGCCCATGACCTGATCAACGGCTACCTGCCGCAGGGCTGGACCGTGGAACAATGGAAGGCCGCGCAAGCCGACCCGGCCCGCCACGCGGAATTGCAAGCTGCCGCTGCCGGCTCGTGCGCGGTACACGTGCAGGCGATGCTGGACTTCCAGGCGCTCGGCTGCAAGGTGGTCGATTACGGCAACAACATCCGCCAGGTGGCGTTCGACCACGGCGTCGCGAATGCCTTCGATTTCCCCGGCTTCGTACCGGCGTACATCCGCCCGCAGTTCTGCGAGGGGCGCGGACCGTTCCGCTGGGTGGCGCTGTCCGGCGACCCGGAAGACATCTATAAAACCGACGCCAAGATCAAGGAACTGTTCCCGCACCACGCGCAGGTGCACCGCTGGCTCGACATGGCGCGCGAGCGCATCGCCTTCCAGGGCCTGCCGGCGCGCATCTGCTGGCTCGGTCTTGGCGAGCGCCACCTGGCCGGCCTGGCCTTCAACGAGATGGTGAAAAACGGCGAGCTGAAAGCGCCGATCGTGATCGGTCGCGACCACCTCGATACCGGCTCGGTCGCCAGCCCGAATCGTGAAACGGAAAGCATGAAAGATGGCACCGACGCCGTCTCCGACTGGCCGCTCCTGAACGCCTTGCTCAATACTGCCGGCGGCGCCACCTGGGTGTCGCTGCACCACGGCGGTGGCGTGGGCATGGGCTATTCGCAGCACTCGGGCGTGGTGATCGTTGCCGACGGCACCGACGCTGCCGCCAAACGGCTGGCGCGGGTGCTGGTCAACGACAGCGGCTCGGGCGTGATGCGCCACGCCGATGCCGGCTACGACACCGCCATCGCCTGCGCCCAGCGCAATGGCCTCAACCTTCCAATGATCAAATGA